From one Gossypium hirsutum isolate 1008001.06 chromosome D08, Gossypium_hirsutum_v2.1, whole genome shotgun sequence genomic stretch:
- the LOC107909061 gene encoding D-xylose-proton symporter-like 2, whose product MASDHEQPGLSSLGKVGRSSGEIGPEHEPLVNGIHTSESYSASAAILPFLFPALGGLLYGYDIGATSCATISIESATLSGISWYDLSSVEVGLITSGSLYGALIGSFLAFNIADFLGRRRELIMASIMYLVGALVTAFAPNLVVMVIGRFVYGIGIGLAMHAAPMYIAETAPSQIRGVLISLKEFFIVLGMVAGYGIGSLLVETVSGWRYMYGASTPLAVIMGIGMCWLPASPRWLLLRAIQGKGNMQELRETAVCCLCRLRGQSIGDSASQHVDEILTELSYVGEEKEVALGEIFHGKCLKAMVIGAGLVLFQQITGQPSVLYYAASILQSAGFSAASDATRVSILLGLLKLIMTGVAVVVVDRLGRRPLLLGGVSGMVISLFLLGSYYLFLDDLAAIAVVALLLYVGCYQLSFGPIGWLMISEVFPLRLRGRGLSVAVLVNFGANALVTFAFSPLKAWLGAGIVFYVFGVIAILSLVFIFFIVPETKGLTLEEIEVKCL is encoded by the exons ATGGCATCAGATCATGAGCAACCTGGGCTTTCCTCTCTTGGAAAG GTGGGAAGGTCTTCTGGTGAGATTGGTCCAGAACATGAACCTCTTGTTAATGGGATTCACACTTCTGAAAGCTATTCTGCTTCCGCTGCTATCCTTCC ATTTCTCTTCCCAGCTCTTGGAGGACTTCTATATGGTTATGATATTGGTGCTACATCCTGTGCCACAATTTCAATTGAG TCAGCTACCCTAAGTGGAATTTCATGGTATGACTTGTCTTCGGTCGAAGTTGGTCTCATT ACTAGTGGCTCATTATATGGGGCCTTAATTGGCTCATTCTTGGCTTTTAATATTGCCGACTTTCTAG GACGACGAAGGGAGTTAATTATGGCTTCCATCATGTACCTTGTAGGAGCGCTTGTGACAGCATTTGCACCTAACTTAGTAGTTATGGTGATTGgacgttttgtgtatggcatagGGATTGGACTG GCAATGCATGCTGCCCCGATGTACATTGCTGAGACAGCTCCAAGTCAGATTCGTGGCGTGCTAATTTCTCTCAAAGAGTTCTTTATAGTTCTTGGGATGGTT GCTGGTTATGGAATTGGCAGCCTCTTAGTTGAAACAGTTTCTGGCTGGCGCTATATGTACGGAGCTAGTACCCCTTTGGCAGTGATCATGGGAATTGGAATGTGCTGGCTTCCAGCATCACCCAGATGGCTGCTATTACGTGCCATTCAGGGAAAAGGCAATATGCAGGAGTTAAGAGAAACTGCAGTATGTTGTTTATGCCGACTCAGGGGTCAATCTATTGGTGACTCAGCTTCTCAGCATGTAGATGAGATTTTGACTGAGCTTTCTTATGTTGGTGAAGAAAAAGAGGTCGCACTAGGGGAAATATTCCATGGAAAATGCTTGAAAGCCATGGTTATAGGTGCAGGTTTAGTTTTGTTTCAACAG ATCACTGGTCAACCAAGTGTGCTCTATTATGCTGCATCAATCCTTCAG AGTGCAGGATTTTCTGCAGCATCTGATGCTACCCGAGTCTCAATTTTACTTGGTTTACTTAAG TTGATTATGACAGGAGTAGCCGTTGTAGTTGTCGATAGGCTCGGGAGGAGACCTCTTTTATTGGGTGGTGTTTCCGGGATG GTTATTTCTTTGTTCCTTCTTGGATCATATTACCTTTTCCTGGATGATTTGGCGGCTATTGCTGTTGTTGCACTGCTGTTGTATGTCGGGTGTTATCAG CTATCGTTTGGTCCTATTGGTTGGCTGATGATCTCAGAGGTTTTTCCCCTACGCCTCAGAGGGCGAGGACTTAGTGTTGCCGTACTTGTGAATTTCGGAGCAAATGCACTCGTAACATTTGCATTTTCTCCTTTGAAG GCATGGCTTGGAGCTGGGATTGTGTTTTATGTGTTTGGAGTGATAGCTATATTATCTCTCGTCTTTATATTCTTCATTGTACCGGAGACGAAGGGGTTAACTCTCGAGGAAATCGAGGTGAAATGTCTATAG
- the LOC107909062 gene encoding feruloyl CoA ortho-hydroxylase F6H1-3 — MAPSLSEPFSDSSVLIDFVINQGNGVKGLSEMGLKALPKQYIQPLEERMCMTNVQAQESIPIIDMSNPNDPEVEKSICEAASKWGFFQIVNHDVPVEVLENVKNATYKFFGLAAEVKNKYSKEHSLSNNVRFGTSFTPQAEKALEWKDYLSLFYVSEEEAFALWPSVCREQVLDYMRKSEVVIKQLLKVLMKGLNVNEIDETKESLLMGSMRTNLNYYPKCPNPELTVGVGRHSDVSTLTILLQDEIGGLFVRGNDGDNWIHVPPIKGSLVINVGDALQIMSNGKYKSVEHRVVANGSNNRISVPIFVNPRPSDMIGSLPELIENGEKPIYKQVLYSDYVKHFFRKAHDGKKTVAFAEL, encoded by the exons ATGGCTCCATCACTTTCCGAACCATTCAGCGATTCCTCGGTTCTCATTGATTTTGTTATTAACCAAGGGAATGGAGTGAAGGGTTTATCTGAAATGGGTCTCAAAGCTCTTCCAAAACAATACATCCAGCCTTTGGAAGAAAGGATGTGCATGACCAACGTTCAAGCTCAAGAATCAATCCCCATCATCGACATGTCAAATCCAAATGACCCTGAAGTGGAGAAGTCGATTTGCGAAGCGGCTTCGAAATGGGGGTTCTTTCAGATTGTTAATCACGATGTACCGGTTGAAGTTCTGGAGAATGTTAAAAATGCTACTTACAAGTTCTTTGGGTTAGCAGCTGAGGTTAAGAATAAGTACTCTAAGGAACATTCGTTGTCAAACAATGTTAGGTTCGGCACGAGTTTTACACCTCAAGCTGAAAAGGCACTTGAATGGAAAGATTACCTTAGCTTGTTTTATGTCTCTGAAGAGGAAGCTTTTGCATTATGGCCTTCCGTTTGcag GGAGCAAGTGTTGGATTATATGAGGAAGTCCGAAGTTGTAATTAAACAGTTATTAAAAGTGCTAATGAAGGGTCTAAATGTGAATGAGATTGATGAAACCAAGGAATCCTTGTTGATGGGTTCGATGAGGACTAACCTTAACTATTATCCTAAATGTCCTAACCCCGAACTCACTGTTGGAGTTGGTCGACACTCTGATGTTTCGACCCTTACAATTCTCCTTCAAGATGAAATCGGTGGACTTTTTGTTAGAGGAAATGACGGAGATAATTGGATCCATGTTCCTCCAATCAAGGGTTCTCTTGTGATCAACGTCGGAGATGCATTGCAGATAATGAGCAATGGAAAGTATAAGAGTGTGGAACATCGTGTGGTTGCCAATGGAAGCAATAACAGAATTTCCGTCCCTATTTTCGTAAACCCAAGACCTAGTGATATGATCGGATCATTGCCTGAATTAATCGAAAATGGTGAGAAGCCGATTTATAAACAAGTTCTTTATTCAGATTACGTCAAACATTTTTTCCGTAAAGCACATGACGGGAAGAAAACAGTTGCGTTTGctgaattataa